The following nucleotide sequence is from Takifugu flavidus isolate HTHZ2018 chromosome 4, ASM371156v2, whole genome shotgun sequence.
CTGCATCTGAAGTTGGGAAGCAGGCAAACCGCGAGGAGGTGACATCATTGAAAACTTTGGTTTGCTCTGTGTCTAATTTGAGAGTCCTTATCTTGACAGCAAAATCCTGGGAGTTAATGCTGCTGACGACTGGTCTGatgagctggttccatagcaggggggcctggtagctaaatgctcggccccccattctacccctagaaactctggggaccacaagtagacagCATTCTGaaagcggagcggtctattgggcctTGATGCCTTCCTTGTAGGTCTTGGGGAGGCCGTAGATACATGGAGTGTTTAAACCAGGCTGTAGGAAAGTTTCCTGTCGATGGCTCTGTCCAGTTGTTGAAGGCACTCGATTATCTTCTTTTTGTAGGTGTTGGTGGGGCTTATGGTTCAGTCTCTCATAGGTGGTCGAGTCACTGAGAAGACTCAATGTTTGGGTGGTGTAGTTAGCGGTGTTAAGGATCACGGTGCACCTACCTTGTCTGCAGGCAAGATTGTGGCGTTCAGATCCCTTTGTAGTGTTGTTactcccctcctcttctgaaCCGTCAGGTTAGGTGGTGGTGTTTTGCCACTGGCAAGTCCAGCTGATACTTTCAGTCTgatttgttctgcttctgtttctggTAGTTTCTTGTGTCAGAGTGCTTCTTTTGCTGGGATAGCAAAATCCAATCCCTTTGCCAGAACTTCCTGTTCTGACTGGGATACATCTGATAGATTTGCACTTGCAACTATTGAATAACAAACATAATCACATGCTGCAATTTCAGTTTATGTTCccaaaaatgttattttatcttGTCTTCAGGGTTTCTtgggagaaaaagaggatttCCTGTTGTTTGCATCTGTATTTGAAATCACCATGATGGATCCATCTGTGGGAACTAAACCAGTGAGATTTGAACTCTCCATTGGTGAGAAAAGTATTTTATAGCCACTGAATGAGCTATAAACATGGACTATGCTTACTTCCTGTTAAAGCTGTTTCATTGGTGTTAACTGGGCCAGCTGCGGCTTTAGCGCAGCCGTAGATAGGAGATTATTTATAGCATCTCCTCATAACGAGTAATACAAAGAGGAATTAGACTCTCCAAATGATGGGGTGGGCATTATttaatgaaaacacacttttagatattacatttaaatttgcTTGGCTGCGTTGCCAAATATCCATTTGAACAGTTGAGGCTCAtgtgaacattttatttttggtctTGAGGCCTTCCTGGATTTGCTTTCTGTAGGGAATTGTGGGAAGGCAGTTGAGGTCAAGAGATCCAAGAAgaatcagagcagagaggacCTGAGTAGGAGTCGAGATGACCTGAGAAGTAGTAGGGAGGATCTaaatgaggaggggaaaagtCTCCTGGAGTCAGAGGACGAGCTGGACAAAATGGACATGCTGAATCCTGAACCTGAGATCAGGTCTGTGTCTGATGCCATGAGACCGGAGCCGACTCAGTACGACAGGTAAACACACCTATGCAACTGATCACTTTGTAGTTGCTTCTTCTGTGTGGCCAATATATTCATCTGGCTGATTATATAGCGAAATAGAGAGTGCAGGAGCTTTCAGGGGTCCTCTCATAAATCCTTGAACAGAGATGATTTCTTCAAAAGTGATTGTCAGCTTTACTTGTTGAAATGTCATCTTTTAAGTGAACGTTCCATCTGACTTTATTGCAGGTCGTTCCACTGTATTCCTCTACAACCAGCCTCGGTGCGACAGAAGCCTTGCCTTTTTATCTGGACACAGTTTGAAGATCACAACTTTCGCCTCTACCAGGCTAACTGGCTCACCAAGATGGCCGACAGGCTGGTGAGAGTCTTGTGAGGCACAAGTTCAATGATGTGTGATGTTTCTGTGCTTCAGCCTCTTCTCTGTTGTGTGGTCCCTGTTATTTAACAGGAAATTGGCCTTGATGAGGTGGACCGTCTCTTCAGGAGGCCGAGGAGCAAAGCAAAAGAGCGTCTGGTGGAGGTGCTGCTCGAGCTGCTGGCCACCTGCAAGTACGTCTCTGTTAGTTTAAGTTTTCAGTTTATTTCCTTTTGAGAAGCAGCTAACATTTCCTTGTTATGTCACTGCAGGCAGTTTTCTGTATTGACAGAAAGGAGGTCTCATTCTCGGCCCAACAAGCTGGACAGATGCCGgaggaacttcatcaagaagAATTTGGTGAATGTTTCCTCAGGTTTCTCTGGTTTTATCTCCACcatttctctgtctctttgtcaAACTGTCTCTTCTCCATCTCACTTACCATCCAACTTGCCAGATCCTGCTAGCGAGACAGGCGGTAAGAGTAAGAAAAAGAGTCACCAGGCGGACAGTCAAGCAACGTTCTACAGAAACCAGGAAATTCCTGAAGACGCTCCGCCTTTTGGCTAAAGAGGTTAGCCAGTGTTAGCATAGGCTCCCAAAAAAGATCTTCCTTTATTGATATAAAGGTCGTTTTAAGCAATCCCACAGCAGATCAttacagcagcatcagaaaaaccccaacaaaataaattaaaattgacaaaaaaaaagccctttggctctgatctttggaagattAAAGATCAATGCCCATCtggaatctggaacatcaccaaaaacTGTCTTCCTTTAGTATTCCATTAGTAAAAGTAAAATTATTGTAATGGTATAATGCTAAGAATAAAAGACTATTGAATAATAAATGTAATGATAATGTATTAATAAGGGTAACCATATATCATAGTAGTAATATGAATAACAATTTCTCTATAATACTAATTTTATAACActagtaatagtaataatagcaGTCATAACAGAGTAATAGTTAAAGAAACCATTACAAGTATTAACGAAGCAATGaagaaatgacaaacaataaataaaattagaGGGATCTTAAAGTGCGGCAGCAACAACCAGAGGCAGCAAATTTCTAAGGTTTACTTTGCTCTTTTCAGCCCCAGTCTACAATACCAGATGTGTTTCTATGGTTACTGCGGGGAACCAAGAGACTGGCTTATGTACGAATTCCTGCGCACTCCATCCTCTTTTCACTGgttgaggagcagagaggatcTAACTGTGGCCGAGTTTCCACCCTCTACATCAAGGTAGCCTCTCTAAGGTCGAATTTGGAACCATAAACATTTGAAGAACTACAATGTGTACCGAAAATGGATCTGCTCTCAGTAATCCAAACAGGAGTAAATAATTCAAAGTAAAGCTTTGATTGATctgaaaagaaaggaaaataataCCCActtaaaaggaaacatttttatACAATCCCATTGATTCCGAAAAAGCCAGAGTTGCCCATGGAACAGCTGATTTTTCAGCTCTAACTTATTCcacttttcatgtttttagtGGTGTTTGATTACGTCATCTATGTTGTGGGTGTCACACAATGGATCTCAAATGTCTCGGTCCAACCCTTAATCCCACTCTACTAATAGGAATATTAGCCAATCACATGCTTATAATGGAGTCAGAAGTTCTTCTGTTATTACAATGAACATTCTCTCTGTCCAGTCTCCAGGAGGTTCAGTGAGTGAGATCTTTGCAAAGTTGGAAGTATACATGTGGTTGGGTTTGGCCAAGTACAGCAAGGAGGCCCTCAATAACCTGCCAGATGAGTTTCTGCCAGtttatgaggaggaagaggaagagcagaagaagctgGTTCCCACAGGTTTAAGGAAGCTTCCTTTCAGTCTGTCCTGCCAGGGTAAGTAAGCCGACTGCATCCTGCAACCAGTCGCCCTTCCTGCTCAACTGAAGGAACAAACCTCACTACAGACAGTCGGTACTTCCAGCTGCGATGTCACCTGTACCAGGGACGAGGTCTGATGGCAGCTGAAGATAATGGTCTATCCAGCCCTTTTGCTAAGGTCGTTTTCTCTACTCAGTGTCTGGTTACCAGGGTAGGTAGCGCTTCCTGTGGAGATGGAAAGATCATTGTAGATTGATTTTAGCTACTGTAAGCTGTTAAACAACCCCTAAAACTAGTAAAATGCTCAATAAATTTCATGTCTGCCCAGGTGTTGCATGAAACGCTGTCTCCAGCCTGGTGTGAGACTCTGTTGTTTGACAGAGTTCTGCTGGAGGGAACACCCGAGCAGCTCAGACAAGATCCGCCCCTCATTATCGTCAACATCTACAGCCACAGCAGCATGGTTGCACTGGCATTCCTATTTTCAGCAAAAATTGAACTGCCTCGTCATTCTGGATTCGGTCTTACGTCACCCGTCTCTCCCTGCTGCAGGGCGCCCCAAAGCCACTCGGTCGGGCCTTCACAGAACCAGAGTTTAAAACTGTGGATCAGTTGCATAAGAAGTCTCACCTTCGTTTCTATGATGTGAACTTGGGGAAGATCCGCGCGGGTGAGCTGTTGGCCTCCTTTGAGTTGATTGAGCTGGACTATTCATTTGGAGAGGTGAGACCCGTTTCTCCGATTGTCTGTTACTGTTGTGTTGGAGCTTTAGTGTTTCGGCAGTAATGTTCATTGTAGCACCAAAATGACTTCAACATATATGTTATTAATCATTTAACGGCTCAGTCAAACTTGAGCCTGGAAATATTTGGACAGGGACACAATCGTGGTTTGGGCTTTGCTTGCCACCATTTTGGATTTGGCTTTGGAGTGCAGACTTCTATGTTTGATTCAAGGGTTTGAACAAAGATATCCTATGATTCATTTAGGAATTCCAACCATTTTTATAAAAAGTCTCCTCACTTCAGGGGCTCAAATGTATTGAAACGATCaccataaataaaatgtttatgaaGTACCACAAACACGACAAAAAATCCAATATGTGGCATTTATCTCCTCCTTTGGCCAGCTTGTTATTCCAGTGGGGTATTGGATGGTGGGCAGGGAGTTGGTGTTTACGGCACGGACCCTGTTGTTTGCGTTCAACTGACTCCCCAGGACTTTACTCTTTGGAGGTAGAGTCACCACTgagatttaaaatgtgtttctaaGGGAGTCCTACCAAAACAGGCATCAGAACAAGGTAGCTCTTTAAGATTGATGTTTCCTGTGAGATCTCAAGGTATTTGTAGCTGTTCTCTTAATCTTTATTGTCTTAATATAGCTTAAGATAGCTTTGGTCCTAGCTCGGCCCCACTGGTTGAGTCCAGATGGCTACGGTGTGGTTGCTCCACATCGGAGATGGGCAAATCTAGTCCTCAGTTTGACGATTTGAAGCGTGGTTTTACCTGTAggataacaaaaaaaacctggcttgaatctggcccTCGTGGGCTGGATTTACCCAAACCCTGCTCTGGATTTTGGTGGGGTGGATTTGTGAGTCCATGTCTCGCTCATTTCTGGGATACAGCATGAtctcatccatgtagaggagatAGCTGATCGTTGCCACTATTTCACAGTCAGGACCCATAGCCAGTTTTTATGATGGCCTGACTGAGGGGGTTCAGACCTaggtagaacacacacacacacacacacacacacacacacacacacacacacacacacacaaacatggtcTTTTACTGTTTTAGGGTGTGAATTTGTTTTTCGTTGCTCTTTAAGTATTTCAGACTCCCATTTTGCTTAAGAATTTAAATGGCGTCGCAGGCATGTGAGCAGATTAAGAACCCACCATTTCAGTCAACGGGAATTTTGATGAATGCTTAAATATCTTTTCTCTGCAAAAGTAAGTGTGTTTTGTCCTCTGCAGCCTTGTCTCCCAAAGAGCGTGGACCCTCAAGAGCTGACCTTTATAGAGGATGAGAGATATTACATCATTCCAGATGGCGTTCGTCCCGTGCTGAAGACTTTCAGGATTGAGGTCTCActcatgctgctgctgacaTGTTCCACATGTGTGTAACTGTTTCTATCATACTTTCtgatttctgcatgtgtgtgtgtgtacgcaccCTTAGGTGCTTTTCTGGGGTCTGCGTGAGCTGAAGCGGGTGGAGCTGTTTGAGGTGTCCCGTCCCTTCATGAGAATGGAGTGTGCGGGACATCAGCTGGAGTCTGAAGAAATCGAAAACTTTAAACTTCACCCTAACTTCAAAGAGATGGTCCGCTTCATGGACGTCGTGAGTTTCTGTTGTGTGAGGTTGCTGCCAAGATGGGAAAGCTTTGAGAGCTAAAGTCCTTTTTTGTGATGGATCCAACCAGGAGCTGCCTGAGCAGGCCTACCTCCACCCTCCTCTGACCATCTTTGTGTTGGAGCAGCGGGCATTTGGTCGACTCGCTCTGGTCGGGTCTCATGTGGTCCAGAGTCTAATGGATTATACTCCAGCTGAGACTGGGTTgcaaccagaggaggaggacgatgagcccaaaaggagaaaaacaaacggTAAAAGAGCCGAGAAGGAAATGATGCCGAGTTCACGGTCGTATTTTATACAGCGATGCCTCAACAACTTGTATAGTTTTACTTGTTTGATTGACTTATGtccaataaatgtgtttatctAACCAAACAAGTTCTTATCAgtgttctgtctcctctggaAAAATCTCTTTACTGCAAAGTGTTTTAAAGGCCGTGTTCAAgaccattttcctcttttagctACCCTCGTGGTGGAGAGTACGATGAAGGTCAACCGCCTGAACGTAGTGAAAAACATCGGGCTGGCTGGTCTGCCAATCATGCACACAAGAATCAATCCTCTCAAGTTTGTTCGCGTATGTATCGTACGCACTTCTCGTTTCTCAGAAAAAAAGTGAATTCTTGGGTGATCGAAGATGAACTGTTGAGCGCATGTTTCCCACAGTCTCCTCTGAGCAAACTAATGAAAAAGTCGGAGGAGTTTGAGGAGGAGCCACCTGAGAAGGAGGAATTAGACTGGTGGTCCAAATACTACGCTTCCCTGGAGGAGATCGAGAGAAAGGTGAGAAACCAATTAGAAAGAAAACCATCTGATATGTCGGTTTTGTGAGCGTGAATGCATTCAGTTGTGTGACTTTGTGTGAACTACTTGCAGGCtgctgaggagagggagatggaggagcaggcagagaccGGTGCAGGCTAAACTCTTATTTCTATCATTCACATTCAGTCATGTTGAGGCAACAGATTGGTCTTAGTGATGGAGAAACTCTGATGATTAAACTAGCCACAAGTATCGGGTCGTTTATCTGTAGCTGTTTGAGAAAATGGGTGTTTAATTCCTGTTTTAGATGTGAGGATTTGCTCACACAGCCTTGATAGCCTGTTGCTCATCTTTCACCAAAGGGCCTTTTAGGTTCTAGATCTAGTTTTTAGCGAGGAACAAATGTGTTTACGTTTGTTTGTTGGTTCATTGGTTGTGTTGCTCTGATGGCTCAGACGAGCTGTAAGGCGGGGCATTTTAAGAAGCATCATTAAAACCCCATTAAATCAGATTATTGTTTCTGAAATAGTTTGTGCTTCCTGCTGAATGGTCCTGCAGTGGAAAAATAGCTGTGGCGATTCTACATTTCTGCAGAAGCACGAAACCTGACAATGGCAAACATTGAAGATGACGAAGAGGATGACGATAAAGATAACGATAGCGAAGAGGTGGAGCCTCCCAAACGCAAAATGATCGCTACGCTGAAGGTGAGAACTCTTCTCAACACCGTTCCCAGTCTAGCCGCCAGTCAGAACTGGCATCAGGTTAAAGATCAGTGTGGAATTTGATTGTTGCTCGTCGATGGATTAACCGTTTTCAACAACACAGAGCAATTTAAAAAAGTTTGAATCCATTCATTTCCTTCTACGATGAGAGATGAAGAGTTAGAATCTGCTGTCTTGTGGGTCTGGCATGGGTTTGTCCATGACCTGATACCTGTTGTTTCGTTGCCTGTGTGTTTAGCTCTATGGATATGATCTGGAGTCAGAGTTCAGTCAGTTCCAGGACTGGCTGAAGAATTTCCCGCTCTATAAAGGCAGAGCAAATGCTGAGGATTTTgaagacgatgaagaggagaggtTCATGGGCAAATACAAGGTGTTGTGTCCTGAAATATTACCAAATGGGTTCGGAGAAACCTTCATTTTCTCAAGCGATATATTCCCCCGTCAGGGATCCTTCCTGGTTTACCCCATAGATGAAGACGACACAGATGAAACAAAGTGTGAGATCACAAAAGGAATCCCAATAAATTCAGCCATTAAAGTCTTGGCCAGAGTCTACATCATCAAGGTATCAAACTCATATTCTGTCTTTCAAAATGGCCAAATCCATAATGGTTTATCCAAGGGGTTCAATTCCAAAAGGCTTTTTCAGTGTATATCCAGTTGTTCTAGGATGGAGCTGCTGTAATCTGGATGAATCCTCATCACTGATGTACTTTTTTGTTGGCCCTCTAGGCCACAAACCTGGCTCCGTCAGACCCGAATGGGAAAGCGGACCCTTACCTGGTGCTGAAGGTCGGCCAGCAAATTCTTGACACCAAAGATCGATACATCCCTAAACAGCTGAACCCCACCTTTGGAGAGTCGGTACCACTCGGAACTCCTCCATCTTTCCAAAGTGGACCGCTCCAGACTGTCTGTCTGACCGTGTGCGGATTATATTTCAGGGTGTTTGAATTCACGGTGTCCTTCCCGCTGGACACAGAGCTGGGCATCAGAGTGATGGACCATGATCTTGTGGGGACAGATGATATCATCGGTGAGACGCGGATCGACCTGGAGAACCGGTTCTATAGCTCTCACAGAGCCAGCTGTGGCCTGGCTCTATACTATGATGTGTGAGTACTACTGAGTAAGGGAGTCCTGGTAATACTACAGTAGCATCGTTTCTAGAGCAAACAATAAGGCTATTCTTAACAAAAGTTGTGGTAAACCATATATCCAAACTCCCCAGTGCACATTACGTGCATGTGCGACCAATGTGGGAGTTCA
It contains:
- the fer1l4 gene encoding fer-1-like protein 4 isoform X2, which translates into the protein MFRNEGFLDPESQQKVIHVGQMDREARRLGRSLVKSDEDDEGDDYDDDLMDLEASNVILTPLLSRFRPISASVAAATPKIRSFQVNVNVLEARKLVGVNINPAVFIRVENQKKNTMTQKSTNCPFYNENFQFEFQEYPEILFDKVIETKVCHRRILAFLLSHIGSFKIDLSTVYKQPDHRFYQKWAPLTDPADTRSGIKGYVKMSVNVLMKGDSLSPPSLPPASTSGAQDDIEKNLMLPRGMVSERPWARFQIRIYKAEGLPTMDSGLMAKVAMVTDRTVFIDPYVRVTFAGQQGETSVVTASSAPVWNEEISFIEQFPPLAQRIRVQILDDAKMGDIILATHFLDLQQISDPTRNGFNPVFGPSWINLYGSPQNSTLRDVHQALNEGLGEGIFYRGRILLALAVEVYSSHSSVTTDSRSGLSTKVKGKLGRLGLKKRSTKKESKQAQSAGATAEDSEEAGPEVPEAVTVVVEETHPLPEGFLGEKEDFLLFASVFEITMMDPSVGTKPVRFELSIGNCGKAVEVKRSKKNQSREDLSRSRDDLRSSREDLNEEGKSLLESEDELDKMDMLNPEPEIRSVSDAMRPEPTQYDRSFHCIPLQPASVRQKPCLFIWTQFEDHNFRLYQANWLTKMADRLEIGLDEVDRLFRRPRSKAKERLVEVLLELLATCKQFSVLTERRSHSRPNKLDRCRRNFIKKNLILLARQAVRVRKRVTRRTVKQRSTETRKFLKTLRLLAKEPQSTIPDVFLWLLRGTKRLAYVRIPAHSILFSLVEEQRGSNCGRVSTLYIKSPGGSVSEIFAKLEVYMWLGLAKYSKEALNNLPDEFLPVYEEEEEEQKKLVPTGLRKLPFSLSCQDSRYFQLRCHLYQGRGLMAAEDNGLSSPFAKVVFSTQCLVTRVLHETLSPAWCETLLFDRVLLEGTPEQLRQDPPLIIVNIYSHSSMGAPKPLGRAFTEPEFKTVDQLHKKSHLRFYDVNLGKIRAGELLASFELIELDYSFGEPCLPKSVDPQELTFIEDERYYIIPDGVRPVLKTFRIEVLFWGLRELKRVELFEVSRPFMRMECAGHQLESEEIENFKLHPNFKEMVRFMDVELPEQAYLHPPLTIFVLEQRAFGRLALVGSHVVQSLMDYTPAETGLQPEEEDDEPKRRKTNATLVVESTMKVNRLNVVKNIGLAGLPIMHTRINPLKFVRSPLSKLMKKSEEFEEEPPEKEELDWWSKYYASLEEIERKAAEEREMEEQAETEARNLTMANIEDDEEDDDKDNDSEEVEPPKRKMIATLKLYGYDLESEFSQFQDWLKNFPLYKGRANAEDFEDDEEERFMGKYKGSFLVYPIDEDDTDETKCEITKGIPINSAIKVLARVYIIKATNLAPSDPNGKADPYLVLKVGQQILDTKDRYIPKQLNPTFGEVFEFTVSFPLDTELGIRVMDHDLVGTDDIIGETRIDLENRFYSSHRASCGLALYYDVDGYNKWRDAKKPTTILAELCRSNGIAPPEYRPSEVKVLNKIFKIPPDAVPEALLRKADRTPEEEAEMEEHAALSVLHRWGDMNEFLSGAIPLVPEHVEIRPLQSYSNPGLPQGYLHMWVDLFPTDVPAPPTVDIKPRQPIQYELRVIIWNTDDVFLEDVNPFTGNPSSDIYVKGWIKGLEHDKQETDVHFNSLTGEGNFNWRFVFRFDYLPTEKEVVYKKKESFFSLEETTFRQPGVLVLQVWDYDRIGANDFLGCIELNLSDMVRGAKQASKCTIELAKDWASPRFSIFRAKKMKGWWPLTRQKTAEDFEREEKERQKAKKKGKKRGRKRKDKWSHMKQEDIEYTDTLGNTFLLMGKVEAELQLVTLEKAEANPVGRARKEPEALEKPNRPTTSFNWFVNPMKTFIFLIWKKFKKYIIALVILAVLTLFLGLIVYTLPQQITAMLIRG